From Nitrospirota bacterium:
AAATCCCGATTTTTTAAGTGATCCGGGGGATTCTCTCAAGATCAACGGGGGTTTTATCGAAGCGGTGTATTATGCCGGCCCGGAATGGATTGGCGTCCTGATGTATAACAGGGTTCAGGTGGCCCAAAAACCCGGACTTAACGCCAACGCGTTGACGTTAAATCTTACCCATTATTTCCTTCGAAATTTTAAAACTTATCTTGAATATACGACCGACTTGGAAGATAAAGGGTTTAGTCATCCTGAAAAAATCGATAACGCACAAATTGTTTTTGTTCTGGCATTTTGACGAAAATTAGAGGCGCGGGAAATCAGGAGGAAAGATTTTTGGAAAAATCCGACCGCATAAAACAGTTTGAAAAAGTCCTTGCGATGGACCCGTCTGATCCGACGACCTGTTGAGGTCGTTAAGGAAGGAAAATTGAATGACCGCCGCTTTTGAAACCTATAGAGGACAGGTTGAACCATCTGAAATCGATCATATGGGCCATATGAATATCAAGTACTATGCCGAGAAGTTTGATCAGGCGACCTGGAAAATTTTAATGGCGATAGGTGTGACGCCCCGCTATGTCCAGGAGACAGGGAAGGGGTTCGCCGTTCTTGAAAGCCTTACAAAGTATCTGCATGAGTTGTTGGCCGGGACTTCGGTTTTGATTGAGACGGTGTTACTTGAGGTTACTTCTAAAAAAGTCCGGATTCTTCATCGATTGAAAAAAATGGAGACGGGCGAGATCGTGGCGACCAACGAGCTCCTGGGAATTCATTTCGACCTCAAACTTCGAAAGAGCTGTGAAATGCCAAATTTCATTTTCGAAACCGCCCTATCTTATAAAATAACCAATCAAAAATTGTAAACATACGGACCTCTAAAATAAAGGGTAATTTTGGTTTTTAAACGTGAGAAATCTTTTCTGCGAATATTATTCGGAACCGTCGTTTTGTTTGCGCTGGTCGATTGTGCGTCTTTTCCCGGGCAGACCCGGCAGGAAGCCACACTTCCTCCGCTTTCTGTTCCTGACGATGAAACCCGGTCAAAGAAAATGGGTAAAGAATTTCTGAGTGAAGCCCGGAAACAGTTCACTTTTGTTCAAAACCCCGACGTCATTGATGCGGTCACCAGAGTGGGTCGGTCGATTCTTTTGGCGAACGGAGAGAACCCTCAAAATTACCATTTTCTGGTTGTTAAAAATGAAGTTCCCAATGCGTTCGCCGTCCCAGGCGGGTATATCTTTGTGTTTGACGGCCTTCTTTCGAGAATGACCAGCGTCGAGGAACTCGCAGGGGTTTTGTCTCACGAAATCGGACACGTGACAAAGGATCATTTTTTCCAAGAAAATAAAGGGGCTGCTTTGGCGAATGTCGCCGGCATTGTGGCGGCTCTATTAACACGGGAGCCGAGCGCCGCCATTGCCGGAGCGCTTACCGCTGAGTCATTGGGCCTTTCCTTTAGCCGTGAACATGAAAGAGAAGCCGATTCTGTCGGTCTCCGGTTCCTTAATCAGGCCGGGTATCATCCAGAGGGTTTGTATCATTTTTTTAAAACACTTGAAGCTTACGAAAAATATAATCCCTCCCTTGTTCCGGCCTACTTTTCGACTCATCCCGCAGTGGGTGAACGGGAGGCAACGATGCAAATGTTGATCAGGGGGCTTCCTCCTCCCCCGGCCGACGCCAAACCAGTCTCTTTAGACTGGGACCGGATTCGTGCTCTGGTTGGAATAGAAAACAATCCTAATAAACCTCCTTCCGAGTTTTTTCTCGATCCTTTCAAAAAAGGGATGTCAGAGGAAGAAAAACATTATTTGACAGGTTTAATCCTGTTAAATAATGACCGGCTTCGGGAGGCGGTCGTTGAATTGCAAAACGCAATCGGAACCGGTTCGAACAACTCATTCTTTCATTCAACTCTGGCTTACGCTTTTTTCAAACTCAATCAAATTCCTCAGGCCAGGTCCGAAGCTTCGCTGAGCGCAACTCTGGATTCCGCGAATGGAGAAGCGGAGATGATTTTAGGGTTTATTGGGGAGGTTGAGAAAAATAAGGAGGTTGCTCTTGCACATTATGAAAGGGCCAATTTATTGCGGCCGAACGATCCGAGGATTTTTTTCAAACTCGGCGCGTTATATGCGTCGATGGGACGCACAAAGGAAGCCCTTTGGAGTCTTGCTCAATTTTATCGGTCCGGATATCAGATTGAAAAGGCCTTAAAAGAATTGGCTAAAGCGAGGGAAGCTTTTGCCGGCGATCAGGTCTTCAGGTCAAAAGTCGAGGCAGAAATGAAAGATATTATTCATGAAGGGTTATGAGATTGGTTTTTCAGGTTTTAAGCATGAAGGGAGGAGTTTTAAAAAATGGCCTTTATCGAAAGAATTTTGAAAAGCGAATTTATCAAACCCGAAACCTTTCCTGGAGCCATTTTTTACGGTTTTGTGTTTCTAATCCTTGCCTGGCTGGGTGGCAGAGCGATTCGGTTCGCCTCCGGCCAACTCCAGAAATTTTATAGAGGCGAAAATGACCTGGTTGACCGGACGACCCTTGCCTTTATAACTCAATTATTTCGAATCGGATTTTATTTGGTGATGGCGAC
This genomic window contains:
- a CDS encoding thioesterase family protein, whose amino-acid sequence is MTAAFETYRGQVEPSEIDHMGHMNIKYYAEKFDQATWKILMAIGVTPRYVQETGKGFAVLESLTKYLHELLAGTSVLIETVLLEVTSKKVRILHRLKKMETGEIVATNELLGIHFDLKLRKSCEMPNFIFETALSYKITNQKL
- a CDS encoding M48 family metalloprotease, translating into MVFKREKSFLRILFGTVVLFALVDCASFPGQTRQEATLPPLSVPDDETRSKKMGKEFLSEARKQFTFVQNPDVIDAVTRVGRSILLANGENPQNYHFLVVKNEVPNAFAVPGGYIFVFDGLLSRMTSVEELAGVLSHEIGHVTKDHFFQENKGAALANVAGIVAALLTREPSAAIAGALTAESLGLSFSREHEREADSVGLRFLNQAGYHPEGLYHFFKTLEAYEKYNPSLVPAYFSTHPAVGEREATMQMLIRGLPPPPADAKPVSLDWDRIRALVGIENNPNKPPSEFFLDPFKKGMSEEEKHYLTGLILLNNDRLREAVVELQNAIGTGSNNSFFHSTLAYAFFKLNQIPQARSEASLSATLDSANGEAEMILGFIGEVEKNKEVALAHYERANLLRPNDPRIFFKLGALYASMGRTKEALWSLAQFYRSGYQIEKALKELAKAREAFAGDQVFRSKVEAEMKDIIHEGL